From the genome of Acidaminococcus sp.:
TGAATGGTCTGCAGTCCTTTGAATGTTCCTGCTTCAACAGTGTTCAGCAACTTTTTATCATATAACTCCAAAGCACGCAGCTTAGAAAGTCGTTCTTCTTCATCAGCCAGTTTCTGGTCATCTGTAATATGCAGCTTATTTTCCAGTGTCATTTGAATCCTCATTTTCCCTGTGTGAATTTTAACCCTATATAACTATTATAAGAAATAAAGCAATTTCCTACAATTTATTATCTGATATAATAAACAAAGATAACAACATACACGGAAAGGATGGATGCCTCCATGATTCTCATCACTTGTGTCGATGATTCAGGCGGGCTTATGTTTAATCATCGCCGCCAGAGTCAGGACCGGGTTCTGCGCAGTGAAATCCTTGCTCTGACGGGCGGTAAGAAGCTTTGGATGGATGCCTATTCGGCCGCACTCTTTGAAGGAACAGATGCTCCGATCCAGGTCGACGAAGATTTCCTGGAAAAAGCCGGCTCTGGAGAGTATGCGCTCCTGGAAGACCGGGAAGCAGCTCCCTACAAAGACCGGATTGAAAAGATTATTCTGTACCACTGGAACCGGGCCTATCCGGGCGATTTATATTTTGACATCGACGTGACCAAGGGCTGGCACTGCACCTCTACGAGAGATTTTGCCGGTTCTTCCCACGACAAAATTACGGAAGAGGTATATGAAAAATGAAAAAATTCACAAGCCTTGCGGCATCCCTCCTGCTGAGTATTTCCCTGCTCTTTACGGCCTGCGGCAGTTCCGCCCAGACGAAAACACAAACGTCATCTGCCAAGAACAAAGCAGCGGTCACCCAGAAAGCACCTGCTGCCAAATCGCAGACGTCATTTGATCTTGCGAGCATCCCGGAATTTTCCGGGAAACCTTACGTTGTCATCAACAATAATGTGCCGTCCTTCTCTGACAAGGACAAGGCTTCGACAACTTCCTTCGAGCACTACAGCAAGCTCGATAGTCTGGGACGCTGCGGCGTGGCATACGCCAATGTCAGCCGTTCCACGATGCCGACGAAAAAACGCGGCGCTATCGGAAGCATCAAGCCGACAGGCTGGCACATTGCCAAATATGACGGCATCGACGGCAAGTACCTGTATAACCGCTGCCATCTGATTGGCTACCAGCTGACAGCAGAAAACGCCAATCGCCGCAATCTGATCACGGGGACACGGTACCTGAACGTCACGGGCATGCTGCCTTTTGAAAACATGGTTGCCGACTATGTCAAAGAAACAAATCACCACGTACTTTACCGGGTCACTCCGATTTTTAAAGGCAATGAGCTCGTAGCACGCGGCGTCCAGATGGAAGCCTACAGTGTGGAAGACAAAGGCGCCGGCGTGCAGTTTAATGTGTACGCGTATAATAATCAACCGGGAATCGTCATTAATTATCAAACGGGTACTAGCAAAAGAGAATAGCAACATAGTTCAAGGGGCTGTGAAAAATGAATTTATTTTTCACAGCCCTTTTTTCGCCTTCGGTAGCCCGCTGTCCGCCCGCGGAAGCAAAATTGCTGCGGCATTTTCGCTCTGAACTAATTTAAAACAACTTGTGTAAATGATCTGTAGCTGCCCTCTTATTTTCTTTCAGAAAATAAGGAAGGGCAGGACCGCTTGCGGTGGGTATTCAGTACGATAACAGGGATTAGTGCGATAAAGCGCCTGCAAAATCCATACTAAATCTTTATTTGTAGCACTAGCCCCCATCGCGACCTCCTTTCAAGCCGCTTTGCGGCTTCGAAAGGAGGGGAAACCGCAGTCAGCACTGACGTTAGGAAGTGCTGACGATAGCGGTGGAGGATAGCGTTTTTATTCAAGCCGTTTTGCAGTGAGCGATGGACATCCCTGCCGCCGAAGGCGGCCACAGCTTCATAGCTTTCTTTCGCGCGATAGCGCCAAAGCGCTGTATTGTTCCCCTTTCTTGTCCTCCACTATAAAATAAGGTATAATATTTGTGCTGTCCCTGCATGGCTGAAGATGAAAGGACTGCCGATGCAGGTTGATGATTTGATAACGAGGGTAACAGAATGGATATTGTGGAACAACTGAAAGAAAAGTCAACATTGTCTGAGGACGACTTTCTGGAACTCATCAAGACAAATGATCCGACTCTGCGGAATCGTCTTTTTGAGGCCGCCCAGGAAGCGGTCACGTATTTGCTGAACCGCAAAATCTATCTGCAAGGTGTGCTGCCTTTTACGAACCACTGCCCAAGAAATTGCTTTTACTGCAATCTGCGTGCCGAAAACAAAGATTTAAGCCGCTATCGTATGAACTGGGAACAGATCCGGGCGGCCTGCCGGGAAGGCTACAACATGGGACTGCGTACCTTTGTCCTGGAATCCGGGGAAGATCCGTATTACACGGATATGATTATGTGCAACATCCTGATGAATCTGAAGGATGAATTTCCGGACTGCGCCATCACCCTGTCCATGGGAGAACGCAGCAAGGCTTCTTACACGCGGATGTTTAAAGCCGGTGCCGACCGCTATCTGCTGCGCTTTGAAACAGCAGATCCCCTGCATTTTTCCAGGCTGCATCCTCCTTCCTATTCTTTGTCGACAAAAATCAACTGTCTCAATGATTTAAAAGAAATCGGCTATGAGACAGATACAGGGTTCATTGTCGGTGCCCCTTACGAGATGCCGGATTATCTGGTTCGCGATTTGACACTGATGCAGGAACTTTCTCCGCACGCTATCAGTCTTTCGCCTTTTGTACCGAAAGAAGGAACTTCCTTCCGTAGGCATCTGCCGTGCGGCGTGGAGACGTATCTGCGCATGGTTGCTATTCTGCGCGTCATGTTCCCGAAAGCCAACATCGCGGCTCCCTATTCACTCCGTCATATCCACCTGCAGGGTCAGATTATGGCCGTGCTTGCCGGCGCCAATGTACTGCGAATTCCGATTTTGCCGCCTAAAGATATGGGTGACCTGCCGCGGCTGCCGCGAGTATCGCTGCTGCGGACACTCCAGTCGCTCGATATGAGCCTGGAGCCACATGGTTTCCAGATGGTCGTGGATCGGGGCGATTCGAAACTAAAGAAAAAAGTAACTCTGAAATTATCTGAAATGCCGGAAGATCCGGAGATTTAAGGCGAGTAAGTTGTGAGTCTTGAGTTATGTTATGAGTTATGAGCTGTGAAATGGCGAGAGATCGCTGCTTCACAGCTCTTGTTGTTTAGCATAGTTTTTAGGCAGAAAGGGACATTTTCTCACGCAACGCGAATCCTTTTCCTTCCTAAGCCACAGAGTGGATTAGAAGAGGGTTAAGGGCTGGTGCGACTATTTTTGTTTACTTCTACGAGCGGCGAAAAAAAGACTGTGAAACAATGATTACTCACATTATTTCACAGTCTCTTTTTTATTTCTTTACATGATCCCTTACGATATCAAGGATCAGATTTCCGATGTCTTCTTTCGACATCATGCCGATATTCTGTACGGTACCATCGGGGAAGAGGAACTTCACTACGTTGGTATCGGTACTGAAACCGGCACCGGCCATGGTCACGTCGTTAGCGACAATCATGTCCAGATTCTTCTTTTTCACTTTCTCGGCCGCGTTCTTCACCAGGTTCTGTGTTTCCGCGGCAAAACCGACGAGGAACTGATGCTTCTTTTCCTGTCCGAGACGCTTCAGGATATCCGGCGTCTTATCCAGTTCGAGTGTCAGCTTCTCATCGTTCTTCTTAATCTTTTGTTCTGCCATATGATGCGGCTTATAGTCTGCCACAGCGGCAGCTTTGATGACGGCATCCACGGAAGGATACACCTCCAGGCACGCCTTCATCATTTCTTCGGTCGATTCGACTCTCTGCAGGCACACGTGATCCGGTACCTTGAGTGCCGTCGGACCGGAAATGAGCGTCACATCGGCACCGCGGCGCACAGCGTCACGGGCAATGGCGTAGCCCATTTTCCCACTGGAACGGTTGCCGATAAAACGAACCGGGTCAATGGCTTCGCGCGTACCGCCAGCCGTCACCAGAATGCGGATTCCCTTGAGATCCCCATATCTTTGGGCCAGGTAGTGGTCGATAAAGCTCTTGATTTCTTCCGGTTCAGGCAGCCTTCCGTCGCCGCTGATTCCGCAGGCCAAATGCCCGCAGGCACTGTCCATGATGACGATACCGTCTTTTTTCAGTGTCTCCAGGTTTCTGACTACGGCCGGATTGTGCAGCATGTTAGAGTTCATAGCCGGGCAGATGATTTTCGGCTTATCGCAAGCAATAAGCGTTGTCGAAAGCAGGTCATCGGCAATGCCGCCGGCCATCTTCCCGATAATATTGGCAGTAGCCGGAGCAACGACTACAAGGTCTGCCCAACGGCCCAGTGCCACATGTTCGACGTTGAATTCGTCATTGCCGGCCCACATATCGTGAGCTACAGGATGACCACTGATTTCCTTAAACAGGAGCGGCGACACGAGTTTCGTAGCGGCTTCCGTCATGACGACGCGCACCTCAGCACCCGCCTGTACCAGGCGGCTTACGAGGGTTACAACTTTGTAGGCCGCAATACCGCCGGCCACACCTACGACAATCTTCTTGCCTTCTAGCACGATATGCTCCTCTTACTTTTTAGCTGGTTCAGCAGTCACGAGACCTGCATCAATTTCATGCAGGGCAATGGAAACCGGCTTATTGGAATCGCATTCAACAAGAGCCGGAGCTTTATCCACGAGCTGACGGGCACGTTTAGCCGCCATAATCACAAGACCATACTTGGAACCTACTTTGTCATACAATTTATCAATGCTTGGTTCAACTAACGACATAATGACACACTCCTTTACTTACAACTGCAAGTGCCATCCCCATTGGGTTGGCAATGGCAGATCTCATCGACTATATAATAAGTGCGGCCCACCTTGAGGTGTTCCACATCGATGATCTTACTGACTTTGTCGGTAGCCTTTTCGACTTCGTCATTGACTACAATATAGTCATACTTGGAAGCATAGGCCAGTTCAGACGTAGCGGCGCTCAGGCGGCGTTTGATTACGTCCACGGCATCGGTACCGCGTTTATAGATGCGCTTTGAAAGTTCATCCAGGGAAGGCGGCACGATGAAGACGAATACGCCGTCAGGATAGTTTTTCTTGACCTGCAGGGCACCCTGAGGATCGATTTCCAAAATGACATCCTGACCTTCATCCAGACGGTCCAGTACGTACTGGCGCGGCGTACCGTAGTAGTTGCCATACACGGACGCATGTTCCAGCAGGCCGCCGCTGCGAATCATTTCTTCAAACTCATCACGGGTCTTGAAGAAGTAATTCTTGCCGTCTACTTCACCCCTGCGGGGAGCGCGGGTTGTGCAGGATACGGAATAGGCCATATCCTTTCTTTTTTCCAAAAGCCGGCTGCAGATTGTTCCTTTACCGGCACCGGAAGGCCCGGATAACACCAACAAAATACCTTGTGGTTTATTCATCTTCGGTTTCCTCCTCATCCTCGTCTTCCCCGTTATCATCCTGATTGAACCGGTTTGCTATGGTCTCCGGCTGCAGGGCAGACAGCACGATATGACCACTGTCCATAATAAGGACTGCACGGGTCCGGCGTCCATAAGTGGCGTCAATGACCACACCCTTGTCCCGTCCGTCCTGAATGATTCTTTTGATAGGAGCCGATTCCGGCCCGATAATCGTAATCACACGCTGGGCAGAAACAATATTCCCAAACCCGATATTGATTAATTTGATATCCATACAATGCTCCTTCATTATTGGATGTTCTGAATCTGCTCCCGAACTTTTTCGATTTCGCCCTTCATGTCCACTACTGTCTGAGTAATGACGGAATCATTAGCCTTGGAAGCAATCGTATTTGCCTCACGATTGAATTCCTGTACTAAAAAATCCATCCGTCTGCCTACCGGATGAGCGGATGCAAGCATTTCACGGAACTGCTTGATATGGCTGTGCAGACGGACAATTTCTTCTGTAATATTCACGTGGTCGGAGTAAATGGCCACTTCCTGGATGAGCCGGCTCTGATCGATTTCACCGGCATTGTTCTTGTCGAGAAGTTCCTGGATGCGCTCTGTGAGTTTTGCTTCGTAATCTGCTACGGTCTGCGGGGCTTCCTTTTCGATTTCACCCAGTTTTTCTTCAATAAGATCGACCCGGTGTGCCACATCCCGGGAAATATTCGCACCTTCGGCTTCCCGCATGGCATCGCAGTGATCCAATGCTTCATTGATGGCAGGTTCCATCTTGAGCCACAGGGCTTCCGGATCAATGGCTGCCTCTTCGAGCGTCAGTACATCCGGCTGGTTGGAAATAAAATACAATTCCCGTTCGCCGCCTACGTTATCCTTGCCGACACCCAAAAGGTCCGCCGTATCTTTCAAACTCTCATGATAAGCTTTTACCAGACCTTTGTCAATCTTTATGCGCCTTCCCTCCTCCGCTGTATAGGAAGCGGTAATGAAGACGTCTACATGGCCCCGGGCAATTCTTTTCAGGACGGTCTGCCGAATGCGGCTTTCCAGAGGATTCAGAAACCGCGGCAGACGAATAGCGACTTCTGCATAGCGATGATTGACTGTTTTTAGTTCAAAGATAAATGAGAAAGCATCATCCTGATACTCCCCCCGGCCGTAGCCGGTCATGCTTTTTACCACGGGGACACACTCCTTAGTTTACTTTAGTCAGATTAATGACAAACTCCCGCGTTCCGCCGGCTTTATCAGTAACGGCAAAGACCATGGGACGCTGCGCGTTAAGTTTCGTCAAATCAAAATAGACGAAATACTGCAGATCCCAAACATTGACCTTCTGCAGAGCCTGTCCCTGGCCGGGGCTGACCTGCATGGAACGCTGTTTGGCAGAATTCAAATTCGTGTAATAAGGGTCGATGACATTCGTTCCCTGATACATACGCACTCTCAGATTCTTGGGTTCCAGCTTCGACGTGGTGCTTACCGTCACGGCAAGAGCCAGCACGCCCTTGTAATCCTTGGCAACCTTCATTCCCCGTGCGAGACTAGCCGTTGTCCCGCCTTTGGCAGCAGACTGGGCATCCAGTGCCGCCATGAGGTAAGGAGTATAGACCACGGTCTTTTCTCCAAGGCCATACTTATTAAGAAGTTTCCGGTCGTAAATGGTCCAGGGAGCGACCAATTCAAGTGTCGAAGCACCCTTCCTCTCTACGCCGTATTGCTGAGCACGCTCGATATTGTTTTCCGTTATAGGGAGCATAGCGTAGGCTGACTGCGTCAGACAAAGAAGAGCTGTAACAATAAAACCAATTTTTTTCATGAGTTCCTCCTAGCAGTTTGACCAACCCGTTCTCTTCCATTATACTGGAAAGCAGACAAACGAATTCTTGTATAACTTTATCTTAATATTATATATGATTATGAGGTTGGGTGCAAATTTGTGCCGCCTGCTTTGCAGGCGGACAAGTGATAAAGTGGTTAGTGAGTAGTGGTTAGCACCATAGTGCGGATAGCTACTTAGACGGATTCTTGAGAAAGAATGCTGCTGGCAGAAAGTTATAGCCTTCGGCAGAGAGGGACATCTTCCACCGCAAGCGGTCCCCCTCGTTCAATTTCACTCCGTGACGTTGAAGGAGGTCACTATAAGGCTAGTGCCCCAATTAGAGGTATAGTTTGGATTTAATAGGCGCTTTTTCGTACCCATTCCTGTTATCGTACTGAATACCCACCGCAAGCGGTCCCCCTCTTATTTTCTGAAAGAAAATAAGAGGCTGGTGCTTCTATTTTTGTATATTCTGCGCAAACCGCTGCGCGGTTTGCTTCCTACAGAGCGACCGGCGACCCGCGACCAACCTGCGGCCTGCGTTTTTTACAAAGGAGATTTTTATTATGAACCTGGAAGGTCTTACACTGCGTGTCCTTGTCCATGAACTTGCCAAAGCTCTGGTCAGCGGCCGTATCTATAAAATTTTCATGCCTGGTAAAAGTTCCCTTCTGATCCAGGTCAATCAGATTTCCCATACAGTCAATTTTCTCATTGATATGAGCGGTGACACACCCCTCATTACGCTTCCCAAAAAGCTGCCGGAACGGCCGAACATGCCGCCGTCTTTCTGTATGCTGCTGCGTAAGCACCTCGAAGAAGGCCGCATTACCCAGATCATGCAAAAGGACCTCGACCGTGTCATTATTATCGATATTGACCTCATCGGAGCCGAACGCAAGATTATCACCAAAAAGCTGATTCTCGAAATGACGGGCCGCAACAGCAATATCATCTTTGTGAATGAAGATGGCATCATCCTCGACGCACTGCGCCATATCGGCAAAGCGCAGAGCCGGGTAAGACAGATTCTGCCGAATACGCCGTACGAATTTCCGCCGGCCCAGGAGGGGCTGAATCTTCTGGAGAGTACACCTCATGCCATCCGGGAAGCCTGCGCTGCCTCCAGTGCCGAAGACCTGACAGGAGCGCTCATTGCCGTAACCCAGGGCATCGGCAAACAGACGGCCATGGAAATTGCCGCCCGCAGCGGGTTCGGAGGCGCGCCTAAGCTTATGGACGTGACGGCTGCCGCCAGGATTGAAAAGGCCATTGCCTCCCTGCAGGAAGAAGTACAGGCCCGGCTGGAAGATAAGGACACGACGGTCTACGCCCAGATTGATAAGCGCAACCGCATGAAAAACCTTGTTCCTTATAAACCTGTCATCCATCCGGAAATGAAGACGGAATCCTTCCCGGCACTGCTCGATGCCCTCGCCTACAGTGCTTCCCTCATTCCGGTACAGATTCCGGAAAAAGATACGCTGCAAAAAATTGTTCAGGCGCAGCAGGCCAAAACAGAAAAGAAAATCAAGGCACTCGCCCAGGATCTGGCCCGTGCGGAAAACGCCGACGCTCAGAAAATTAAAGCTGATACGCTCATGGCCTATCACTATCAGTTAAAAAAAGGCGATACCACATGTACTCTTAGCAATATCTACGACAATACGCCTCTTGTCATCGCCCTCGCCCCGCAGCTCACGCCGCTTGAAAACGCCCAGGCCTACTATAAAAAATACAATAAATATAAGCGGGCCATCGGCGAAATCAAGGAACAGCAGCAGGAAGCGGAAGAATTGCTGCAGTATCTGGAATCTCTCGACGCGTCGCTCGATACGGCCATGACGCGCGGAGAAATTGAGGAAATCAAACAGGAGCTCATCAGCATCAAGGTCATTCCTGCTCCCAAAAAGAAAATGCCTGCAGCCGGTAAGTCAGAGCCGCTAAAAATCACCCTGTCGGAAGATAC
Proteins encoded in this window:
- a CDS encoding YicC family protein, which encodes MVKSMTGYGRGEYQDDAFSFIFELKTVNHRYAEVAIRLPRFLNPLESRIRQTVLKRIARGHVDVFITASYTAEEGRRIKIDKGLVKAYHESLKDTADLLGVGKDNVGGERELYFISNQPDVLTLEEAAIDPEALWLKMEPAINEALDHCDAMREAEGANISRDVAHRVDLIEEKLGEIEKEAPQTVADYEAKLTERIQELLDKNNAGEIDQSRLIQEVAIYSDHVNITEEIVRLHSHIKQFREMLASAHPVGRRMDFLVQEFNREANTIASKANDSVITQTVVDMKGEIEKVREQIQNIQ
- a CDS encoding NFACT family protein, with the translated sequence MNLEGLTLRVLVHELAKALVSGRIYKIFMPGKSSLLIQVNQISHTVNFLIDMSGDTPLITLPKKLPERPNMPPSFCMLLRKHLEEGRITQIMQKDLDRVIIIDIDLIGAERKIITKKLILEMTGRNSNIIFVNEDGIILDALRHIGKAQSRVRQILPNTPYEFPPAQEGLNLLESTPHAIREACAASSAEDLTGALIAVTQGIGKQTAMEIAARSGFGGAPKLMDVTAAARIEKAIASLQEEVQARLEDKDTTVYAQIDKRNRMKNLVPYKPVIHPEMKTESFPALLDALAYSASLIPVQIPEKDTLQKIVQAQQAKTEKKIKALAQDLARAENADAQKIKADTLMAYHYQLKKGDTTCTLSNIYDNTPLVIALAPQLTPLENAQAYYKKYNKYKRAIGEIKEQQQEAEELLQYLESLDASLDTAMTRGEIEEIKQELISIKVIPAPKKKMPAAGKSEPLKITLSEDTYLYVGKNNKQNDFVTFKLGRGHDLWFHAKNIPGSHVIMKTTLPEPREEDILKAAQIAATFSKGKNADRVPVDYTEKRFVKKPNGAKPGFVIFTNQTTLYVKPDKDAVKA
- the coaBC gene encoding bifunctional phosphopantothenoylcysteine decarboxylase/phosphopantothenate--cysteine ligase CoaBC, yielding MLEGKKIVVGVAGGIAAYKVVTLVSRLVQAGAEVRVVMTEAATKLVSPLLFKEISGHPVAHDMWAGNDEFNVEHVALGRWADLVVVAPATANIIGKMAGGIADDLLSTTLIACDKPKIICPAMNSNMLHNPAVVRNLETLKKDGIVIMDSACGHLACGISGDGRLPEPEEIKSFIDHYLAQRYGDLKGIRILVTAGGTREAIDPVRFIGNRSSGKMGYAIARDAVRRGADVTLISGPTALKVPDHVCLQRVESTEEMMKACLEVYPSVDAVIKAAAVADYKPHHMAEQKIKKNDEKLTLELDKTPDILKRLGQEKKHQFLVGFAAETQNLVKNAAEKVKKKNLDMIVANDVTMAGAGFSTDTNVVKFLFPDGTVQNIGMMSKEDIGNLILDIVRDHVKK
- the hydE gene encoding [FeFe] hydrogenase H-cluster radical SAM maturase HydE, giving the protein MDIVEQLKEKSTLSEDDFLELIKTNDPTLRNRLFEAAQEAVTYLLNRKIYLQGVLPFTNHCPRNCFYCNLRAENKDLSRYRMNWEQIRAACREGYNMGLRTFVLESGEDPYYTDMIMCNILMNLKDEFPDCAITLSMGERSKASYTRMFKAGADRYLLRFETADPLHFSRLHPPSYSLSTKINCLNDLKEIGYETDTGFIVGAPYEMPDYLVRDLTLMQELSPHAISLSPFVPKEGTSFRRHLPCGVETYLRMVAILRVMFPKANIAAPYSLRHIHLQGQIMAVLAGANVLRIPILPPKDMGDLPRLPRVSLLRTLQSLDMSLEPHGFQMVVDRGDSKLKKKVTLKLSEMPEDPEI
- a CDS encoding DNA/RNA non-specific endonuclease translates to MKKFTSLAASLLLSISLLFTACGSSAQTKTQTSSAKNKAAVTQKAPAAKSQTSFDLASIPEFSGKPYVVINNNVPSFSDKDKASTTSFEHYSKLDSLGRCGVAYANVSRSTMPTKKRGAIGSIKPTGWHIAKYDGIDGKYLYNRCHLIGYQLTAENANRRNLITGTRYLNVTGMLPFENMVADYVKETNHHVLYRVTPIFKGNELVARGVQMEAYSVEDKGAGVQFNVYAYNNQPGIVINYQTGTSKRE
- the gmk gene encoding guanylate kinase, which encodes MNKPQGILLVLSGPSGAGKGTICSRLLEKRKDMAYSVSCTTRAPRRGEVDGKNYFFKTRDEFEEMIRSGGLLEHASVYGNYYGTPRQYVLDRLDEGQDVILEIDPQGALQVKKNYPDGVFVFIVPPSLDELSKRIYKRGTDAVDVIKRRLSAATSELAYASKYDYIVVNDEVEKATDKVSKIIDVEHLKVGRTYYIVDEICHCQPNGDGTCSCK
- a CDS encoding DUF370 domain-containing protein; amino-acid sequence: MDIKLINIGFGNIVSAQRVITIIGPESAPIKRIIQDGRDKGVVIDATYGRRTRAVLIMDSGHIVLSALQPETIANRFNQDDNGEDEDEEETEDE
- the rpoZ gene encoding DNA-directed RNA polymerase subunit omega; this translates as MSLVEPSIDKLYDKVGSKYGLVIMAAKRARQLVDKAPALVECDSNKPVSIALHEIDAGLVTAEPAKK